Proteins encoded by one window of Arachis ipaensis cultivar K30076 chromosome B04, Araip1.1, whole genome shotgun sequence:
- the LOC107635321 gene encoding uncharacterized protein At3g28850-like isoform X1: MGCASSKQKKRCRHCNAPYSPVSRSYSMHVHHPPQAEGDNYHVVALKSTTLDTMKLNPPAPKPSSKEMLTNSESFRFDHGTSFIPEKEKEGIKKKEEFSMELVEAKTWSNMIEQKLTKVVPKTPTRTPPGEPETINTWELMAGLEDTSPYRSPNHFKSFSFDIKGGDDDDDDDDDDDDDDDDDVQAELRTPVSKALVDDPPRSLWIRMSEEEARLNPAISEFDPEVIASFRKSLMQLSPESPFHLRPSTLCDEEKQVSNKKSKGRGGGGDDDRVVSNSKDVDLVVHPSSCGKEKVVLYFTSLRGVRKTYEDCCQVRMILKGMHLRMDERDVSMHSGFKEELKELLGDAYSGGGLPKVFVGRNYIGGAEEIQRLHEDGKLEKKLECCERIEEKVCEVCGDVRFVPCETCSGSCKIYYEGYHEEEEQRDCDCDDGGFQRCPDCNENGLIRCPNCCY, encoded by the coding sequence ATGGGTTGTGCTAGTTCCAAGCAAAAGAAACGTTGCCGCCATTGCAATGCTCCATATTCTCCTGTTTCCAGAAGCTACTCAATGCATGTTCATCATCCTCCACAAGCTGAAGGTGATAACTACCATGTTGTGGCACTCAAATCCACCACCCTAGACACCATGAAGCTCAATCCCCCTGCTCCAAAGCCTTCATCTAAAGAAATGCTTACAAACAGTGAGAGTTTCAGGTTTGATCATGGAACAAGCTTCATCCCAGAGAAAGAGAAGGAGGGGattaagaagaaggaagagtttTCAATGGAGTTGGTTGAAGCCAAGACTTGGTCCAACATGATTGAGCAAAAGTTGACAAAAGTTGTTCCTAAAACACCAACAAGAACACCACCTGGTGAACCTGAAACAATCAACACATGGGAATTGATGGCAGGGCTTGAGGACACAAGCCCTTACAGGTCACCAAATCACTTCAAGAGCTTCTCTTTTGATATCAAgggtggtgatgatgatgatgatgatgatgatgatgatgatgatgatgatgatgatgatgtccaAGCAGAACTTAGAACTCCAGTATCAAAAGCACTTGTTGATGATCCACCAAGGTCATTGTGGATTAGAATGAGTGAAGAAGAAGCAAGACTCAACCCTGCAATCTCAGAGTTTGATCCTGAAGTCATTGCATCTTTTAGAAAATCATTGATGCAGCTATCACCTGAAAGCCCTTTTCACCTTAGGCCATCAACATTGTGTGATGAAGAGAAACAAGTATCCAATAAGAAGAGCAAAGGCAGAGGAGGAGGGGGTGACGATGATCGAGTAGTTTCGAATTCGAAGGATGTTGATCTTGTTGTTCATCCTTCTTCTTGTGGGAAGGAAAAAGTTGTGTTGTACTTCACAAGCCTTCGTGGGGTGAGGAAGACTTATGAGGATTGTTGCCAGGTGAGGATGATCCTCAAAGGGATGCATTTGAGGATGGATGAGAGGGATGTTTCGATGCATTCGGGGTTCAAGGAGGAGCTGAAAGAACTTCTTGGTGATGCATATAGTGGTGGAGGGTTGCCAAAGGTGTTTGTTGGGAGGAACTACATTGGTGGAGCTGAAGAGATTCAGAGATTGCATGAAGATGGGAAGCTTGAGAAGAAATTGGAATGTTGTGAGAGGATTGAAGAGAAAGTTTGTGAGGTATGTGGTGATGTTAGATTTGTTCCTTGTGAAACATGTTCTGGAAGCTGTAAAATCTACTATGAAGGTTATCATGAAGAAGAAGAGCAACGAGATTGTGATTGTGATGATGGTGGATTCCAACGTTGCCCTGATTGCAATGAAAATGGACTAATTCGTTGCCCCAATTGCTGCTATTAG
- the LOC107635321 gene encoding uncharacterized protein At3g28850-like isoform X2: MHVHHPPQAEGDNYHVVALKSTTLDTMKLNPPAPKPSSKEMLTNSESFRFDHGTSFIPEKEKEGIKKKEEFSMELVEAKTWSNMIEQKLTKVVPKTPTRTPPGEPETINTWELMAGLEDTSPYRSPNHFKSFSFDIKGGDDDDDDDDDDDDDDDDDVQAELRTPVSKALVDDPPRSLWIRMSEEEARLNPAISEFDPEVIASFRKSLMQLSPESPFHLRPSTLCDEEKQVSNKKSKGRGGGGDDDRVVSNSKDVDLVVHPSSCGKEKVVLYFTSLRGVRKTYEDCCQVRMILKGMHLRMDERDVSMHSGFKEELKELLGDAYSGGGLPKVFVGRNYIGGAEEIQRLHEDGKLEKKLECCERIEEKVCEVCGDVRFVPCETCSGSCKIYYEGYHEEEEQRDCDCDDGGFQRCPDCNENGLIRCPNCCY, from the coding sequence ATGCATGTTCATCATCCTCCACAAGCTGAAGGTGATAACTACCATGTTGTGGCACTCAAATCCACCACCCTAGACACCATGAAGCTCAATCCCCCTGCTCCAAAGCCTTCATCTAAAGAAATGCTTACAAACAGTGAGAGTTTCAGGTTTGATCATGGAACAAGCTTCATCCCAGAGAAAGAGAAGGAGGGGattaagaagaaggaagagtttTCAATGGAGTTGGTTGAAGCCAAGACTTGGTCCAACATGATTGAGCAAAAGTTGACAAAAGTTGTTCCTAAAACACCAACAAGAACACCACCTGGTGAACCTGAAACAATCAACACATGGGAATTGATGGCAGGGCTTGAGGACACAAGCCCTTACAGGTCACCAAATCACTTCAAGAGCTTCTCTTTTGATATCAAgggtggtgatgatgatgatgatgatgatgatgatgatgatgatgatgatgatgatgatgtccaAGCAGAACTTAGAACTCCAGTATCAAAAGCACTTGTTGATGATCCACCAAGGTCATTGTGGATTAGAATGAGTGAAGAAGAAGCAAGACTCAACCCTGCAATCTCAGAGTTTGATCCTGAAGTCATTGCATCTTTTAGAAAATCATTGATGCAGCTATCACCTGAAAGCCCTTTTCACCTTAGGCCATCAACATTGTGTGATGAAGAGAAACAAGTATCCAATAAGAAGAGCAAAGGCAGAGGAGGAGGGGGTGACGATGATCGAGTAGTTTCGAATTCGAAGGATGTTGATCTTGTTGTTCATCCTTCTTCTTGTGGGAAGGAAAAAGTTGTGTTGTACTTCACAAGCCTTCGTGGGGTGAGGAAGACTTATGAGGATTGTTGCCAGGTGAGGATGATCCTCAAAGGGATGCATTTGAGGATGGATGAGAGGGATGTTTCGATGCATTCGGGGTTCAAGGAGGAGCTGAAAGAACTTCTTGGTGATGCATATAGTGGTGGAGGGTTGCCAAAGGTGTTTGTTGGGAGGAACTACATTGGTGGAGCTGAAGAGATTCAGAGATTGCATGAAGATGGGAAGCTTGAGAAGAAATTGGAATGTTGTGAGAGGATTGAAGAGAAAGTTTGTGAGGTATGTGGTGATGTTAGATTTGTTCCTTGTGAAACATGTTCTGGAAGCTGTAAAATCTACTATGAAGGTTATCATGAAGAAGAAGAGCAACGAGATTGTGATTGTGATGATGGTGGATTCCAACGTTGCCCTGATTGCAATGAAAATGGACTAATTCGTTGCCCCAATTGCTGCTATTAG
- the LOC107635322 gene encoding binding partner of ACD11 1, with product MYPGGYTAEVTSLSPRATEKDVHNFFTYCGIIENVEIIRSDECSSTAYVTFRDAYALETALLLNGSMILDQCICISRGADYIDDCHNWNSHESKPEYNVTTSEDMHMDKFVSSPGEALVMAQEVVKTMVAKGYVLGKDAFVMAKSFDESYSVSSTAATKVAELSSKIGLTDIINSGSETFRSVDEKYHVTDITKSAATVTGTTAIVVATVTGKAAVATSNAIVNSKYFAKGALWVSDMLSRASKAAADLGQHGK from the exons ATGTATCCTGGTGGTTACACTGCTGAAGTTACAAGCTTATCCCCAAGAGCTACAGAAAAGGATGTGCACAATTTCTTCACATATTGTGGCATAATTGAGAATGTCGAAATCATCAG ATCCGATGAATGTTCATCCACTGCATATGTGACTTTTAGAGATGCTTATGCCTTGGAAACTGCATTGTTGCTGAAT GGATCCATGATTTTGGACCAATGCATATGCATTTCGCGTGGTGCAGATTACATCGATGACTGCCATAATTGGAACAGTCATGAATCAAAGCCTGAATACAACGTTACTACCTCAGAA GACATGCATATGGATAAGTTTGTTTCTTCCCCTGGAGAAGCACTAGTTATGGCACAGGAGGTCGTAAAAACAATGGTAGCTAAGGGATATGTCTTGGGAAAAGATGCATTTGTCATGGCAAAATCATTTGATGAATCTTACAGTGTATCATCTACTGCGGCGACCAAGGTTGCCGAACTCAGCAGTAAAATTGGGTTAACTGACATAATCAATTCTGGTTCCGAAACCTTTAGATCCGTGGATGAGAAGTACCATGTTACAGACATCACTAAATCAGCTGCAACTGTGACCGGAACAACAGCTATAGTAGTGGCAACAGTTACAGGGAAAGCCGCTGTGGCGACCAGTAATGCCATTGTCAACAGCAAATACTTTGCAAAAGGGGCTCTCTGGGTTTCAGACATGTTGAGCCGTGCCTCGAAAGCTGCTGCTGATCTCGGGCAGCATGGGAAGTGA